In one window of Thermomicrobiales bacterium DNA:
- a CDS encoding ABC transporter ATP-binding protein gives MSRVTQSVHIPAGQPIIEANGLVKRYGTLAAVNGVDLTVLSGEIFGILGPNGAGKTTTLEMIEGLRQPDAGTIMVAGYDTRSQTEEVRRAIGVQLQTTALFDYLTASELIKLFADLYSVDSSPARVEHLLGMVGLLDKRNAQANQLSGGQQQRLSIALGLVNDPVVVFLDEPTTGLDPGARRELWQTVRDVRDQGSTVVLTTHYMEEAEILCDRIAVMDRGKIIALDTPVGLIEAIDVEATISARMRDGALDERQLREIPGSRDVSVNGDQLELRSDNPQLTLIGLLEAARANHVELTELRSNQASLEDVFLTLTGRTFEPEAEQTDVDDTEPKRRFWQRRKAA, from the coding sequence ATGTCCAGGGTGACCCAATCCGTCCACATTCCGGCCGGTCAGCCGATCATCGAAGCCAACGGCCTCGTCAAGCGCTACGGAACGCTGGCCGCCGTGAATGGCGTCGATCTCACCGTCCTGTCGGGCGAAATCTTCGGCATCCTCGGACCGAACGGCGCTGGCAAGACCACCACCCTCGAGATGATCGAGGGCCTGCGCCAACCCGACGCCGGCACCATCATGGTCGCCGGGTATGACACGCGGAGCCAAACCGAAGAGGTCCGCCGCGCCATTGGCGTACAACTGCAAACCACCGCGCTCTTCGACTATCTGACCGCCTCCGAGCTGATCAAGCTCTTCGCCGATCTCTACAGCGTCGATTCCTCACCCGCGCGGGTGGAACACTTGCTCGGCATGGTCGGCCTGCTCGACAAGCGCAACGCTCAGGCCAATCAGCTCTCCGGTGGCCAGCAGCAACGCCTCTCGATCGCGCTTGGGCTGGTCAACGATCCGGTGGTGGTCTTCCTCGACGAACCAACCACCGGGCTCGATCCCGGCGCGCGCCGTGAGCTCTGGCAAACCGTGCGCGACGTGCGCGACCAGGGTTCCACGGTCGTGCTTACGACGCACTACATGGAAGAGGCGGAAATCCTCTGCGACCGGATTGCAGTCATGGACCGCGGCAAGATCATCGCGCTCGATACGCCGGTTGGCCTCATCGAGGCAATCGATGTCGAGGCCACCATCTCCGCCCGCATGCGGGACGGTGCGCTCGATGAGCGCCAACTACGGGAGATCCCCGGTTCCCGCGATGTGTCGGTCAATGGCGATCAGCTCGAGCTCCGCAGCGACAACCCGCAGCTCACCCTGATCGGTCTCCTGGAAGCCGCCCGCGCCAACCATGTCGAGCTCACCGAGCTCCGCAGCAACCAGGCATCGCTGGAAGATGTCTTCTTGACGCTCACCGGCCGCACGTTCGAACCCGAGGCCGAGCAAACCGATGTCGATGACACCGAACCCAAACGCCGCTTCTGGCAACGGAGAAAGGCGGCGTAG
- a CDS encoding substrate-binding domain-containing protein yields MDFTAILAVNNLSAVGVVLALREAGLKVPGDIAVACFDDIELAAYLCPFLTVLAQPATTYGAIATELLIGRIQGTAPDERQVMVLEGELIVRESTAG; encoded by the coding sequence GTGGATTTCACGGCGATTCTGGCGGTGAACAATCTGTCGGCGGTGGGGGTGGTGCTGGCATTGCGGGAAGCGGGGTTGAAGGTGCCGGGGGATATCGCCGTGGCGTGTTTCGACGATATCGAGCTGGCGGCGTATCTCTGTCCGTTCCTGACGGTGCTGGCGCAGCCGGCGACGACGTATGGGGCGATTGCGACGGAGTTGCTCATCGGGCGCATCCAGGGGACGGCGCCGGATGAACGGCAGGTGATGGTGCTGGAGGGGGAGCTGATCGTGCGGGAGTCGACGGCGGGATAG
- a CDS encoding LacI family DNA-binding transcriptional regulator yields MAVTIRDVAKLAGVSPMTVSRVINGSPKVTPETRERVQSAIAELHYVPNTLARGLTQQRSGTIGMVVPDLGDPFFTLVLRGAERVARAAGYRVIVCNTQSDAELEAAYVDDLIAHQADGVILAPVDNGSVTVVDWMVTRELPHVLLDRSIPGVQADLVQGDSVGGARLLVDHLVANGHRRIGHVTESQSVSTARDRFQGYREALAANGIPFDPKLVTEGSGATIEGARGATEELLGRGWISRRFWR; encoded by the coding sequence ATGGCGGTAACGATTCGGGATGTGGCGAAGTTGGCCGGGGTGTCGCCGATGACGGTGTCGCGCGTCATCAACGGCAGTCCGAAGGTGACGCCGGAAACCCGGGAGCGCGTTCAATCCGCGATCGCCGAACTGCATTACGTGCCGAACACGCTGGCGCGCGGTTTGACGCAGCAGCGCAGCGGGACGATTGGGATGGTGGTTCCCGATCTGGGAGACCCGTTTTTCACCCTGGTGCTGCGTGGGGCGGAACGAGTGGCACGGGCGGCGGGGTATCGGGTGATCGTCTGCAATACGCAGAGCGACGCTGAGCTGGAAGCAGCCTATGTGGACGATCTGATCGCGCATCAGGCGGACGGGGTGATTCTGGCGCCAGTGGACAATGGGTCGGTGACGGTGGTCGATTGGATGGTGACGCGCGAACTGCCGCATGTGTTGCTGGACCGCTCGATTCCCGGGGTGCAGGCGGATCTGGTGCAGGGGGATAGCGTGGGCGGCGCGCGTTTGCTGGTGGATCACCTGGTGGCGAATGGACACCGTCGGATTGGGCATGTGACTGAGTCGCAGAGCGTTTCGACGGCGCGGGACCGGTTTCAGGGGTATCGGGAGGCGTTGGCGGCGAACGGGATTCCCTTCGACCCGAAACTGGTGACCGAGGGGAGCGGCGCGACGATCGAAGGGGCACGGGGCGCGACGGAGGAACTGCTGGGGCGGGGGTGGATTTCACGGCGATTCTGGCGGTGA
- a CDS encoding MMPL family transporter, with translation MNTARFSTAGLARLSARRPWRTIGLWLLVLVLAGMSASTLNDALTTEQGFLNNPESQRGKELLEERLRGEQPITETIVIRSERLTVDDAAFQAKVDGLVSALAATPELTSSVVSYYSTENAALVSEDRHSTIVSVVMNGNLDEAIARVPDYQAALASAQKDGDFQIYSVGDATISETFERISEEDLAKGETIGLPVAILILIVLFGALVAAGLPVIVGFVSIFIAMGLSALVGKTTDLSFFVVNMIFMIGLAVGIDYALFIISRFREERAKGVAKLDAIAITGGTANKAVLFSGGTVVLALSGMFLVPELTFRSLGIGAVLVVVVAVAASLTLLPAMLALLGDKINWPRLGRKQTVTADPHLVTYKGFWGRVTKRVMAHPVIALVLSVGLLLAFALPMIDMQRGSSGVSSLPQNTEAAAAYALLERDFPAGMIAPVEIVIDGSSTDSEVEAGVANLLTALESDERFGPAAVHPNTLGTLTLVSVPLTLEPDSPLAYETIEDLREQIVPPAFAGAPAEVLVAGQVALTQDMNSLAEDYLPIVIAFVLALSFILLTVAFRSIVVPVKALIMNLLSVGAAYGLIVLVFQKGYGADLFGFQTVPMIESWLPLFLFSILFGLSMDYHVFLLSRIREHYDLTKDNKESVAFGLQSTAKLITGAALIMVVVFAGFAAGRLVMLQQVGFGLAVAILIDATIVRSILVPSSMVLLGDRNWYFPTWLGWLPHVTIEGHMPSLPAAPVFAATSTSGDD, from the coding sequence TTGAATACAGCACGGTTTTCTACGGCGGGGTTGGCCCGCCTGAGCGCTCGGCGGCCCTGGCGCACGATTGGTCTGTGGTTGTTGGTCCTGGTGTTGGCCGGTATGTCCGCGTCGACATTGAATGACGCACTCACGACCGAACAGGGATTCCTGAACAATCCGGAATCGCAGCGCGGTAAGGAGCTACTGGAAGAGCGCCTGCGCGGCGAGCAGCCGATTACCGAGACGATTGTGATTCGCTCGGAGCGCCTGACGGTCGATGATGCGGCCTTCCAGGCCAAGGTCGACGGTCTGGTGAGCGCGCTCGCCGCAACTCCGGAGCTGACCAGCTCGGTGGTTTCGTACTACTCGACCGAGAATGCGGCGCTGGTTTCCGAGGACCGGCATTCGACCATCGTTTCGGTGGTCATGAACGGCAACCTGGACGAGGCGATTGCCCGTGTGCCTGACTACCAGGCTGCGCTCGCGAGCGCTCAGAAGGATGGCGACTTCCAGATCTACTCGGTGGGCGATGCGACGATCAGCGAAACGTTCGAGCGCATCTCCGAGGAAGACCTGGCGAAGGGCGAGACGATTGGCCTGCCAGTTGCGATCCTGATTCTGATCGTGCTGTTCGGCGCGTTGGTTGCGGCTGGATTGCCAGTGATCGTCGGGTTCGTTTCCATCTTCATCGCCATGGGGCTTTCGGCCCTGGTGGGCAAGACAACCGATCTGTCGTTCTTTGTCGTCAACATGATCTTCATGATCGGTTTGGCGGTTGGGATCGACTATGCGCTCTTCATCATCTCCCGCTTCCGCGAGGAGCGCGCCAAGGGTGTGGCGAAGCTCGATGCCATCGCCATCACCGGTGGAACGGCCAACAAGGCAGTGCTCTTCTCGGGTGGCACCGTGGTGCTGGCGCTTTCGGGCATGTTCCTGGTGCCGGAACTGACCTTCCGCAGCCTGGGCATTGGCGCGGTGCTGGTGGTGGTCGTGGCGGTGGCCGCGAGTCTCACCCTGCTGCCGGCGATGTTGGCGCTGTTGGGTGACAAGATCAACTGGCCGCGCCTGGGCCGCAAGCAGACGGTGACGGCCGATCCGCATCTGGTGACCTACAAGGGGTTCTGGGGCCGCGTGACCAAGCGCGTGATGGCGCATCCGGTGATCGCGCTGGTGCTTTCGGTCGGGTTGTTGCTCGCCTTCGCGCTGCCGATGATCGACATGCAGCGTGGTTCCTCCGGGGTCTCCAGTCTGCCGCAGAACACCGAGGCCGCGGCCGCTTACGCGCTGCTGGAGCGCGATTTCCCGGCCGGCATGATTGCCCCGGTGGAGATCGTGATCGATGGATCGTCCACCGATAGCGAGGTCGAGGCTGGTGTCGCAAACCTGCTGACCGCGTTGGAGAGCGATGAGCGCTTTGGACCGGCAGCAGTGCACCCGAACACGCTGGGCACACTGACGCTGGTTTCGGTGCCCCTGACGCTGGAGCCGGACAGCCCGCTCGCGTATGAGACGATCGAGGATCTGCGCGAGCAGATCGTGCCGCCGGCCTTTGCGGGCGCGCCGGCCGAGGTGCTGGTGGCGGGTCAGGTGGCGCTGACGCAGGACATGAACTCGCTTGCCGAGGACTACCTGCCGATCGTGATCGCCTTCGTGCTGGCGCTGAGCTTCATCCTGCTGACGGTGGCGTTCCGCTCGATCGTGGTGCCGGTCAAGGCGCTGATCATGAACCTGCTGAGCGTGGGCGCGGCGTATGGCTTGATCGTGCTGGTCTTCCAGAAGGGCTATGGCGCGGACCTCTTCGGTTTCCAGACGGTGCCGATGATCGAAAGCTGGTTGCCGCTCTTCCTCTTCTCGATTCTCTTCGGGTTGAGCATGGACTATCACGTCTTCCTGCTGAGCCGCATCCGGGAGCACTACGACCTGACGAAGGACAACAAAGAGTCGGTGGCCTTCGGTCTGCAATCGACCGCCAAGCTGATCACTGGCGCGGCGCTCATCATGGTGGTGGTCTTCGCCGGGTTTGCGGCAGGCCGGTTGGTGATGCTGCAGCAGGTCGGATTCGGCCTGGCGGTGGCGATCCTGATCGATGCGACGATCGTGCGCTCGATTCTGGTGCCGAGCAGCATGGTGTTGCTGGGTGACCGCAACTGGTACTTCCCGACGTGGCTCGGCTGGTTGCCGCATGTCACGATCGAGGGTCATATGCCCTCGCTGCCGGCTGCGCCAGTCTTCGCTGCGACGAGCACCAGCGGCGACGACTAG
- a CDS encoding histidine phosphatase family protein, with translation MIPNLWHGIDPHPDFRVLFVRHAESQINIMPELEIPRHALPPDSGVTYPLTRKGMEQATAIGTRLADTNLIAVYTSTRTRCIQTATAIALPHALQIQLDDDLVEIAFIDPEYSMGMIEEGAVRSVMGRWQAGDYEAAAPNGGESLLQVFQRFVPASQRIITNHVAQPGTLVIVAHGGVLLACLTQLFANIAPEFAIQHMFDNTDTAAGRFVDGALICTDWHGVPLGS, from the coding sequence ATGATCCCCAATCTCTGGCATGGCATCGATCCGCACCCCGACTTCCGCGTCCTCTTCGTGCGACATGCCGAATCACAGATCAACATCATGCCGGAACTGGAAATCCCCCGGCATGCCCTGCCACCCGACAGCGGCGTCACCTATCCCCTGACTCGTAAAGGCATGGAACAGGCAACAGCAATCGGGACCAGATTGGCCGATACCAACCTCATCGCCGTCTACACCAGCACCCGCACCCGCTGCATCCAGACCGCCACCGCCATCGCTCTGCCACACGCGTTGCAGATTCAGCTCGACGACGACCTCGTCGAAATCGCCTTTATCGACCCCGAATACAGCATGGGCATGATCGAGGAAGGGGCGGTGCGCTCGGTCATGGGCCGATGGCAGGCAGGTGACTACGAAGCAGCCGCGCCCAACGGCGGCGAAAGCCTGCTCCAGGTTTTCCAGCGTTTCGTGCCCGCCTCGCAGCGAATCATCACCAACCACGTCGCGCAGCCCGGCACGCTTGTCATCGTTGCCCACGGCGGCGTGCTCCTCGCCTGCCTCACCCAACTGTTTGCCAACATCGCGCCCGAATTCGCCATCCAGCACATGTTCGACAACACCGACACCGCCGCCGGCCGCTTCGTCGATGGCGCGCTCATCTGCACCGACTGGCACGGCGTCCCGCTGGGGTCCTGA
- a CDS encoding chloride channel protein, protein MVFAEATVAVEQLSKRFVPIPTLRTFLGGILVILITLAYGTRAYNGLSLPLLTDCFTGQPVPALAFLFKLILTAVTLGVGFKGGEVTPLFVIGATLGVTLSGPLGLEPDFLAALGFVAVFAAAANTPIACVIMGAELFGGSGIVFFGIAVFVAYTISGDRGIYHAQRIVTGKHMRLESATIGGSLAEARAARAPLVEQFERWWDRGAGT, encoded by the coding sequence CTGGTCTTTGCCGAGGCGACGGTAGCGGTGGAGCAACTCTCCAAACGGTTCGTGCCGATCCCGACGTTGCGAACCTTTCTGGGCGGCATTCTGGTCATTCTGATCACGCTGGCCTATGGCACGCGGGCGTACAACGGGTTGAGCCTGCCGCTCTTGACCGATTGTTTCACGGGGCAACCGGTGCCAGCGCTGGCGTTCCTGTTCAAACTGATTCTGACGGCGGTGACGTTGGGGGTGGGATTCAAGGGGGGCGAGGTGACACCGCTGTTCGTGATCGGCGCGACGTTGGGAGTGACGCTTTCGGGACCGCTGGGACTGGAACCAGATTTTCTGGCGGCGTTGGGCTTCGTGGCGGTCTTTGCGGCGGCGGCAAATACACCAATCGCCTGCGTGATCATGGGCGCGGAACTCTTTGGGGGATCGGGAATCGTCTTCTTCGGGATCGCGGTGTTCGTGGCGTACACGATTTCTGGAGACCGGGGGATCTATCACGCGCAGCGCATCGTGACGGGCAAGCATATGCGGCTCGAAAGCGCCACCATAGGCGGGTCGCTGGCGGAGGCTCGGGCGGCGCGGGCGCCGTTGGTGGAGCAGTTCGAGCGGTGGTGGGATCGGGGTGCGGGGACCTGA